The Bacillota bacterium genome has a window encoding:
- the lspA gene encoding signal peptidase II: MRRRALAGMAVWGAVALTLDRVSKLVVARAMAPGESLPVWPGVFHLTYVRNPGAAFGLLPGWDGLLVVLPAVVTLVALWAVPALAGQHRLAPVAGGLVVGGALGNLLDRMSTGLVTDFLDFRVWPVFNLADTFIVAGAGLLILSLVRGAQAEARDRGQFEWRSRGR, from the coding sequence GTGCGGAGGAGAGCCCTGGCCGGCATGGCCGTCTGGGGGGCAGTGGCGCTCACGCTCGACCGGGTGAGCAAGCTGGTGGTGGCCCGCGCCATGGCGCCGGGGGAGTCGCTGCCGGTGTGGCCGGGCGTGTTCCACCTCACTTACGTGCGCAACCCGGGAGCAGCCTTCGGGCTGCTTCCCGGATGGGACGGGTTGCTGGTGGTGTTGCCGGCGGTCGTCACCCTGGTGGCCCTTTGGGCGGTGCCGGCCCTGGCCGGGCAGCACCGGCTGGCGCCGGTGGCAGGCGGGCTGGTGGTGGGAGGGGCGCTGGGGAATCTCCTTGACCGGATGAGCACCGGGCTGGTGACCGATTTCCTGGACTTTCGCGTGTGGCCCGTGTTCAACCTGGCCGACACCTTCATTGTAGCCGGGGCGGGCCTCCTCATCCTGTCTCTGGTGCGGGGCGCGCAGGCCGAGGCACGGGACCGGGGGCAGTTTGAGTGGCGCAGCAGGGGGCGTTGA
- the secD gene encoding protein translocase subunit SecD produces MFSWIKALAAEPLYLAAALLGAALVVLGWILGYRRTRGAARSRMALITLVVLVLAGAFYFTRVQPLLGMVNLGLDLQGGIHVVMEGVDTPERPVTEDGMRKVVDVISRRVNGMGVVEPVIQRQGARRIIVELPGIKDPDQAIALIGRTAVLTFKDPEGKTVVTGDDLLSADAQIGPGGEYVVALKFKGDGARRFAEATTKYVGQQISIYLDEELVQSPVVQEPIPTGEAIIRGYETYDEAKRVAAVLTSGALPVKLQIVENRTVSATLGSDSIARSKVAVAIAIGLILIFLIAHYRVPGLVAAFALGIYGLLFMGAMVTLNATLTLPGIAGVLLGMGMAVDANIIIFERVREELRTGRTARSAIDSGFSHSLRTIIDSNATTIIAAIVLYYFGTGPIRGFAVTLLIGVVTTIITGVFITRYLLRLVMDSALFGKVRAVWGVRG; encoded by the coding sequence GTGTTTTCCTGGATTAAGGCCCTGGCCGCCGAGCCGCTCTACCTGGCGGCTGCGCTGCTGGGGGCGGCCCTGGTGGTGCTGGGGTGGATCCTGGGGTACCGGCGCACGCGGGGGGCGGCCCGGTCCCGCATGGCCCTGATCACTCTGGTCGTCCTGGTGCTCGCGGGCGCTTTTTATTTTACCCGGGTGCAGCCCTTGCTGGGCATGGTGAACCTGGGGCTCGACCTGCAGGGTGGCATCCACGTGGTCATGGAGGGCGTCGACACCCCGGAGCGGCCGGTAACCGAAGACGGCATGCGCAAGGTGGTGGACGTGATCAGCCGCCGGGTCAACGGAATGGGCGTGGTGGAGCCCGTCATCCAGAGGCAGGGGGCGCGGCGGATCATCGTGGAGCTTCCCGGCATCAAAGACCCCGACCAGGCCATCGCCCTCATCGGCCGCACAGCCGTGCTCACGTTCAAGGATCCCGAGGGCAAGACCGTGGTTACCGGTGACGACCTCCTGTCGGCGGATGCCCAGATCGGTCCGGGCGGGGAGTACGTGGTAGCGCTCAAGTTCAAGGGCGACGGTGCCCGGCGGTTCGCCGAGGCCACCACCAAGTACGTGGGGCAGCAGATCTCTATCTATCTCGACGAGGAGCTGGTACAGTCGCCCGTCGTCCAGGAACCCATCCCCACGGGAGAGGCCATCATCAGGGGTTACGAGACGTACGACGAGGCCAAGCGGGTGGCGGCGGTGCTCACCTCCGGCGCGCTGCCCGTGAAGCTCCAGATCGTGGAAAACCGCACCGTGTCCGCCACCCTGGGCTCCGATTCCATCGCCCGCTCGAAGGTGGCGGTGGCCATAGCGATCGGGCTCATCCTCATCTTCCTGATCGCGCACTACCGGGTCCCGGGGCTGGTGGCGGCCTTCGCCCTGGGGATATACGGCCTCCTCTTCATGGGGGCGATGGTCACCCTCAACGCCACCCTGACTCTGCCCGGCATCGCCGGTGTGCTGCTGGGCATGGGGATGGCGGTGGACGCCAACATCATCATCTTCGAACGGGTGCGGGAGGAGCTGCGCACCGGGCGCACGGCCCGGTCCGCCATAGACTCCGGTTTCTCCCACTCTTTGCGCACCATCATTGACTCCAACGCCACCACCATCATCGCCGCCATCGTGCTCTACTACTTCGGGACTGGGCCCATCCGGGGATTCGCGGTTACCCTGCTGATAGGTGTGGTGACCACAATCATCACCGGCGTGTTCATAACCAGGTACCTGCTGCGGCTGGTGATGGATTCCGCCCTGTTCGGCAAGGTCAGGGCCGTGTGGGGCGTCAGGGGGTGA
- a CDS encoding RluA family pseudouridine synthase, with amino-acid sequence MRRFAIVVPADARGRLDRFLAGLDELGLSRSRLHRLIAEGLVTVDGTPCKPAFGVEPGQMVEVVVPDPEPSRLEPEEIPLDIVYEDTDLLVVNKPRGLVVHPGAGNPRGTLVNAVLKRCPDLGAVGDVIRPGIVHRLDKDTTGLLVVAKNQETLTALQAQLKDRRLARRYLAVVAGDIPGDEGEVDAPVGRHPVHRQRMAVVRTGRPALTRWRVQERFGGATMLEALLVTGRTHQVRVHMAHLGHPVLGDRLYGGQRACPAHLPLPAGQALHAWRLQFRHPRTGDPVDLTADPPADFRRLLEALRERGSCPS; translated from the coding sequence TTGCGCAGGTTCGCCATCGTGGTGCCGGCGGACGCCAGGGGGAGGCTGGACCGCTTCCTGGCCGGGTTGGATGAACTGGGCCTCAGCCGATCCCGCCTGCACCGCCTGATTGCCGAAGGACTGGTCACTGTGGACGGCACCCCCTGCAAGCCTGCCTTCGGGGTGGAGCCGGGTCAGATGGTGGAGGTGGTGGTGCCCGACCCCGAGCCTTCGCGCCTGGAGCCGGAGGAGATCCCCCTGGACATCGTGTATGAGGACACCGACCTGCTCGTGGTGAACAAGCCTCGGGGACTGGTGGTGCACCCGGGAGCGGGAAACCCCCGGGGCACGCTGGTAAACGCGGTGTTGAAACGCTGCCCCGATCTGGGAGCGGTGGGGGACGTCATTCGGCCCGGCATCGTGCACCGCCTCGACAAGGATACCACCGGTCTGCTGGTGGTGGCCAAAAACCAGGAGACGCTCACTGCCCTCCAGGCCCAACTCAAGGACCGGCGGCTGGCCCGCCGCTACCTGGCGGTGGTCGCGGGAGACATCCCCGGCGACGAGGGGGAAGTCGACGCGCCGGTGGGCCGCCATCCCGTGCACCGCCAGCGCATGGCGGTGGTGAGGACGGGACGTCCCGCCCTCACCAGGTGGCGCGTGCAAGAGCGTTTCGGCGGGGCCACCATGCTGGAGGCCCTTCTGGTGACCGGGCGGACCCATCAGGTGCGCGTGCACATGGCCCACCTCGGTCATCCCGTGCTGGGGGACCGCCTGTACGGGGGTCAGCGGGCCTGCCCGGCCCACCTTCCCCTCCCCGCCGGTCAGGCCCTGCACGCCTGGCGCCTCCAGTTCCGCCACCCCAGGACGGGCGACCCCGTCGACCTCACCGCCGATCCCCCCGCGGACTTTCGGCGCCTGCTGGAAGCCCTGCGCGAGAGAGGCAGCTGCCCCTCGTAA
- a CDS encoding TraR/DksA C4-type zinc finger protein: MSPLNDRDLDRFRARLDEERKRAREGLNNLHQGLRDPLGASIGEMAVYDNHPADVASETFEREKDLGLTDNARFLLHEIEEAQRRMEVGTYGECAGCGRDISRERLEAVPWATLCVECQRDQEERGRAAREFRQHPGRPPEEEVISAHYGHLRGLRRQGSMYDAEDAWEDVAQYGTSQGPQDDPSMADYDATRRRAPGRPRYRGQRPR, encoded by the coding sequence ATGTCTCCCCTCAATGATCGGGACCTGGACCGATTCCGCGCCCGCCTGGACGAGGAGCGGAAGCGTGCCCGGGAAGGCCTTAACAACCTGCACCAGGGCCTGCGGGACCCCCTGGGCGCGTCCATCGGTGAGATGGCCGTCTACGACAACCACCCGGCCGACGTGGCTTCGGAGACCTTCGAACGGGAGAAGGACCTGGGCCTGACCGACAATGCCCGTTTCCTGCTGCACGAGATCGAAGAGGCTCAGCGCCGCATGGAGGTGGGCACCTACGGCGAATGTGCCGGGTGCGGCCGGGATATCTCCCGGGAAAGGCTGGAGGCCGTCCCCTGGGCCACCCTGTGCGTAGAATGCCAGCGGGATCAGGAGGAAAGGGGGCGTGCGGCCCGCGAGTTCCGCCAGCATCCCGGGCGGCCGCCCGAGGAGGAAGTGATATCGGCTCACTACGGGCACCTGCGCGGGCTCCGGCGCCAGGGGTCCATGTACGACGCCGAGGATGCGTGGGAGGACGTGGCCCAGTACGGGACTTCCCAGGGGCCGCAGGATGACCCCAGCATGGCGGATTACGACGCCACCCGCCGGCGCGCTCCGGGCCGGCCCCGCTACCGGGGCCAGCGTCCCCGCTGA
- a CDS encoding DUF1540 domain-containing protein codes for MALSGVRCTVDSCQFWTAPNHCDAPKIEVDINHTGLGGEAGAGRGAGARAAGMEIGEVGVYRRGAVEREGAYEMGDLDIGGAARGVEPAGRPTARKSEHTCCRTFRPHS; via the coding sequence TTGGCCCTTTCCGGAGTGAGGTGCACGGTGGATAGCTGCCAGTTCTGGACAGCTCCCAACCACTGCGATGCCCCCAAGATCGAGGTGGACATCAACCACACCGGCCTCGGCGGCGAGGCAGGAGCCGGCCGCGGTGCCGGCGCCCGGGCAGCCGGCATGGAGATCGGTGAGGTAGGTGTATACCGGCGGGGAGCAGTGGAGCGCGAGGGCGCCTACGAGATGGGTGATCTGGACATAGGCGGGGCAGCCCGGGGCGTGGAACCGGCGGGAAGGCCCACAGCCCGCAAGTCCGAGCATACCTGCTGCCGGACCTTCCGCCCCCACAGCTGA
- a CDS encoding amidohydrolase: MGSDREVAALAGSRSRVLDLAGSRVTPGFVDSHMHLSWLGLGLGYIDLVGARSVDVLKDLVRSRAARQQAGTWVLGRGWDQELLGVLPSRHHLDAAAPEHPVLLTRVCGHVAVASSRALQAAGVSRETPDPAGGVIDRDDGGEPTGVLREDAVDLVRARVPAPGVEELAQALLAGARHAVATGITSVHSNDGDFGHGLDFVPAAYRRAFELGMRLRVWWDFPADLLGQVRERGWKSGQGDEWFRVGAAKFFADGSLGGGTAALSEPYADNPRSRGILTVDPADLARAVAQARDGAIQVAIHAIGDRAIEVALDALEGTGHRQAHGGHGRDGMGQHDAGMGPRRAGAGASARPRLVHCQVMRADLFPRMKACGAVADLQPRFVSSDQRFAGKRLGPARAPLSYAWRSFLDHGIPAAFGSDCPVEPIAPMLGVYAAVTRCDTEGEPPGGWYPVQRLTVEEAIRGFTVGAAWAVGEEGEKGTIAPGKLADLVVWDADPFTIDPMELKDVRPLLVVVGGEVACERQ, encoded by the coding sequence GTGGGGTCCGACCGCGAGGTGGCCGCGCTGGCGGGATCGCGGTCGCGGGTGTTAGACCTGGCGGGCAGCAGGGTGACCCCCGGGTTCGTCGACAGTCACATGCATCTTTCCTGGCTGGGTCTGGGCCTGGGGTACATAGATCTGGTGGGAGCTCGCTCGGTGGATGTCCTGAAGGATCTGGTCCGGTCCCGGGCCGCCCGCCAGCAGGCGGGGACGTGGGTGCTGGGACGAGGCTGGGACCAGGAGCTGCTGGGCGTATTGCCGTCCCGCCATCACCTGGATGCGGCGGCTCCGGAGCATCCGGTGCTCCTGACCAGGGTGTGCGGGCACGTGGCGGTGGCCAGCAGCAGGGCCCTGCAGGCCGCGGGGGTTTCCCGGGAGACGCCCGACCCGGCGGGGGGGGTCATAGACCGCGACGACGGGGGCGAGCCCACCGGGGTGCTGCGGGAAGACGCCGTGGACCTGGTGCGTGCGCGGGTTCCTGCCCCCGGGGTGGAGGAGCTGGCCCAGGCTCTGCTGGCCGGTGCCCGCCATGCCGTGGCCACGGGGATAACCTCGGTCCATTCCAACGATGGCGACTTCGGCCACGGGCTTGATTTCGTCCCGGCTGCATACCGGCGGGCTTTCGAGCTGGGGATGCGGCTGCGGGTGTGGTGGGATTTCCCGGCCGATCTGCTGGGCCAGGTGCGCGAGCGGGGGTGGAAGTCCGGGCAGGGCGACGAGTGGTTCCGGGTGGGCGCGGCCAAGTTCTTCGCCGACGGTTCCCTGGGAGGGGGAACGGCCGCCCTTTCCGAGCCGTATGCGGACAACCCCCGCTCCCGGGGCATCCTCACCGTAGATCCGGCCGATCTGGCGCGCGCCGTTGCCCAGGCGAGGGATGGCGCTATCCAGGTGGCCATTCACGCCATCGGCGACCGGGCCATCGAGGTGGCTCTGGACGCCCTCGAGGGGACCGGTCACCGCCAGGCCCATGGCGGTCACGGCCGTGATGGGATGGGCCAACATGATGCCGGGATGGGCCCGCGCAGGGCCGGTGCCGGTGCCTCGGCCCGCCCGCGGCTGGTGCACTGTCAGGTCATGCGTGCGGACCTGTTCCCGCGCATGAAGGCCTGCGGGGCGGTGGCGGACCTGCAGCCCCGCTTCGTCTCCAGCGACCAGCGCTTCGCCGGAAAGCGCCTGGGGCCGGCCAGGGCACCCCTGTCCTATGCCTGGCGTTCTTTCCTGGATCACGGCATCCCGGCGGCGTTCGGCAGCGACTGTCCGGTGGAGCCCATCGCGCCCATGCTCGGCGTGTACGCGGCGGTCACCCGGTGCGACACCGAGGGCGAGCCGCCCGGAGGCTGGTACCCGGTGCAGAGGCTGACGGTGGAGGAGGCCATCCGGGGATTCACGGTGGGGGCGGCCTGGGCCGTGGGCGAAGAGGGCGAGAAGGGGACGATCGCTCCCGGGAAGCTCGCTGACCTGGTAGTGTGGGACGCCGATCCCTTCACCATCGATCCCATGGAGCTCAAGGACGTGCGGCCCCTCCTGGTGGTCGTCGGCGGGGAGGTAGCATGCGAACGACAGTAA
- a CDS encoding alanine--glyoxylate aminotransferase family protein has translation MKSDTLVLIPGPTPVVDEVLEGLARPVLAHTDPRFVEVFRCVISRVRQIMGAREAYVVAGTGTLSMEMALVNTLAPGERVLVVSHGYFGDRFVPLARAFGIEVDVLRAGWGKRVPVEEIGAQLGQQSYRAVTITHVDTSTGVVADIAAVGPVIREAGALFILDGVCATGGIDEDMEKYGIDVVLTGSQKALGVPPGLALVGFGPRALEARARMSRVPAYYSDIANWRPVMEEPSRYFATPAVNMVFAMDVALDIIFREGLTRRYGRHLAYGRGMRAALRALGLTPLPVEEAAASTTTTVVYPEGLDDATFRRLMAARGITVAGALGPLAGKAFRVGHMGNVTVAELERAVQAMAECLAEMDRPADGKGALRALGEAAAAYAGFRPSTEFRGG, from the coding sequence GTGAAAAGCGATACGCTGGTTTTGATCCCCGGACCCACGCCGGTGGTGGACGAGGTCCTGGAGGGCCTGGCCCGGCCGGTACTGGCTCACACCGATCCCCGCTTCGTGGAGGTCTTCCGGTGTGTCATCTCCCGCGTGCGCCAGATCATGGGGGCGCGGGAGGCGTACGTGGTGGCGGGGACGGGTACCCTTTCCATGGAGATGGCCCTGGTGAACACCCTGGCGCCGGGGGAACGGGTGCTGGTGGTTTCCCACGGATACTTCGGGGACCGCTTCGTCCCCCTGGCCCGGGCCTTCGGCATCGAGGTGGACGTTCTCCGGGCCGGGTGGGGCAAGCGGGTGCCGGTGGAGGAGATCGGCGCCCAGCTGGGGCAGCAGTCTTACCGGGCCGTCACCATCACGCATGTGGATACCTCCACCGGGGTGGTGGCGGACATAGCCGCTGTGGGCCCGGTCATCCGGGAGGCCGGCGCACTATTCATCCTGGATGGCGTGTGTGCCACCGGTGGTATCGATGAAGACATGGAGAAGTACGGCATCGACGTGGTGCTCACCGGTTCGCAGAAGGCCCTGGGGGTACCTCCCGGGCTGGCGCTGGTGGGCTTCGGGCCGCGGGCCCTTGAGGCGCGGGCCCGCATGAGCCGCGTTCCCGCCTACTACTCCGACATTGCCAACTGGCGCCCGGTGATGGAGGAGCCCAGCCGCTACTTCGCCACCCCGGCCGTAAACATGGTGTTTGCCATGGACGTGGCCCTGGACATCATTTTCCGGGAGGGTCTCACCCGGCGGTACGGGCGGCACCTGGCCTACGGGCGGGGGATGCGGGCGGCGCTGCGGGCCCTGGGCCTGACGCCCCTGCCGGTGGAGGAAGCAGCCGCGTCCACCACCACCACGGTGGTCTACCCTGAGGGGCTCGACGACGCCACCTTCCGGCGCCTCATGGCCGCCCGGGGCATAACCGTGGCCGGGGCCCTGGGACCCCTGGCCGGGAAGGCTTTCCGGGTGGGGCACATGGGTAACGTAACCGTCGCCGAACTGGAGCGGGCCGTGCAGGCCATGGCCGAGTGCCTGGCCGAGATGGACCGTCCCGCCGACGGGAAAGGCGCCCTCCGGGCCCTGGGGGAGGCGGCGGCGGCGTATGCAGGTTTCAGGCCCAGCACCGAGTTCCGCGGGGGCTAA
- a CDS encoding LytS/YhcK type 5TM receptor domain-containing protein, translating into MPVSGLMGQMAIRMCVIATVAFVFSRWRPFRRLVVSCADRREKVALAFIFGMLGIMGTYSGVPVLGAIANHRVVAAAVAGLLGGPWVGLGAGAIAGLHRYALGGFTCLACGGATTVEGLLAGLVRAAIDRRRDSWRLRPWMGWLVGLAGESLHMGMVVLFSRPLPEAVALVRVIAAPMILVNSLGVAIFLAMLEGVRAEEEKAQASQTHRVLEVAGLTLPYLRRGLDQSSAGAVAALIVAHTGASAVEIGRDGVALGSAGEVRPGVRRVDADLHCGREPAGWIRLYGSSPGEPARTEVALARGLAALFSVQLELGYMERRAALATRDCLRALRAQVNPHFLFNALNTVVHYCRSEPEAARRLLLDIAAFLRRTLSEEADLVPLARELEYLDAFLAIERARFGNNLRVVKQVSPEVLGVPVPSFSLQPLVDNALQHGLWPRGGRGTVWIKGERAGGRLRLSVRDDGVGFLAASPVAPRRGGPDAGAAADAGVAPDGAGDRGPGEHCGVGLRNLRERLAACYGSEFGFEVKSRPGKGTAVTLVIPLSSVDARGAGKWEDGSLQAAGGGS; encoded by the coding sequence TTGCCGGTTTCCGGGTTGATGGGGCAGATGGCGATCCGCATGTGCGTGATCGCCACGGTGGCGTTTGTTTTTAGCAGGTGGCGGCCCTTCCGGCGGCTGGTGGTGTCGTGCGCCGACCGGCGGGAGAAGGTGGCCCTCGCCTTCATTTTCGGCATGTTGGGGATCATGGGCACTTACTCGGGAGTCCCGGTGCTGGGTGCCATTGCCAACCACCGGGTGGTGGCGGCCGCGGTGGCCGGACTCCTGGGCGGGCCCTGGGTGGGGCTGGGGGCGGGCGCCATCGCCGGGCTGCACCGGTATGCCCTGGGGGGTTTCACCTGCCTGGCCTGCGGAGGCGCCACCACCGTGGAAGGTCTCCTGGCCGGGCTGGTGAGGGCGGCCATCGACCGCCGCCGGGATTCCTGGCGACTGCGGCCCTGGATGGGCTGGCTGGTCGGCCTGGCGGGCGAGAGCCTGCATATGGGTATGGTGGTGCTGTTCTCCCGCCCCCTGCCCGAAGCCGTGGCGCTGGTGCGGGTGATCGCCGCTCCCATGATCCTGGTGAACTCCCTGGGAGTGGCCATTTTCCTGGCCATGCTGGAGGGAGTGCGGGCAGAAGAGGAGAAGGCCCAGGCCAGCCAGACCCATCGGGTGCTTGAGGTCGCCGGCCTCACTCTGCCTTACTTGAGGAGAGGATTGGACCAGAGCAGTGCCGGGGCGGTGGCGGCCCTCATCGTCGCGCACACCGGCGCGAGCGCTGTGGAGATCGGTCGCGACGGCGTCGCCCTGGGGAGCGCGGGCGAGGTCAGGCCGGGGGTGCGACGGGTCGACGCCGATCTCCACTGCGGCCGGGAGCCAGCGGGGTGGATACGCCTGTACGGATCTTCCCCCGGGGAGCCCGCTCGGACGGAAGTGGCCCTGGCCCGCGGGCTGGCGGCCCTGTTTTCCGTCCAGCTCGAACTGGGATACATGGAGCGACGGGCGGCCCTGGCCACCCGGGACTGCCTGCGAGCCCTGCGCGCTCAGGTCAACCCCCACTTTCTTTTCAACGCCCTCAACACGGTGGTGCATTACTGCCGGTCCGAACCCGAGGCCGCCCGGCGGTTGTTGCTCGACATAGCGGCATTCTTGCGCCGCACCCTGAGCGAGGAAGCCGACCTGGTACCCCTGGCCCGGGAGTTGGAATACCTGGACGCTTTCCTGGCTATAGAGAGGGCGCGCTTCGGGAACAACCTGCGGGTGGTGAAGCAGGTGTCGCCGGAGGTGCTGGGCGTGCCCGTCCCTTCCTTCAGCCTGCAGCCCCTGGTGGACAACGCCTTGCAGCATGGTCTCTGGCCCCGGGGCGGGCGGGGTACCGTCTGGATCAAGGGTGAGCGGGCCGGTGGCCGGCTGCGCCTCAGCGTGCGGGACGACGGGGTCGGCTTCCTGGCGGCGTCACCGGTGGCTCCCCGCAGGGGGGGACCGGATGCCGGGGCGGCAGCGGATGCCGGGGTGGCACCGGATGGTGCGGGCGACCGGGGGCCAGGAGAGCACTGCGGCGTCGGGCTCAGGAACCTGCGGGAGCGGCTGGCTGCGTGCTACGGTTCGGAGTTCGGGTTTGAGGTGAAGAGTCGG
- a CDS encoding sulfite exporter TauE/SafE family protein has protein sequence MAPLPFVLTIFAASVAAGLLGSLLGLGGGIIVVPTLTLLLGIDLKFATGASIVSVIATSSGAAAAYVRDRITNMRVGMFLEVATTSGALVGAFLVGIVAPRFLYLLFALMLGWSAVNMVGRRRVEIPEPASPDRFSRRLSLAGSYYDAALERQIQYRAGAIPFGFGISFIAGLVSGLLGIGGGVLKVVAMESGMRLPLKVSTATSNFMIGVTAAASAGVYFARGQINPLIAAPVALGVLTGATLGARVMTRIRSRTLRFIFVPVLLYTALQMLGRGLGVYIP, from the coding sequence TTGGCTCCCCTTCCCTTCGTCCTGACCATCTTCGCTGCCTCGGTGGCAGCCGGCCTGTTGGGTTCCCTGCTCGGCCTGGGAGGAGGCATCATCGTGGTGCCCACCCTCACCCTGCTCCTGGGCATAGACCTCAAGTTCGCCACCGGCGCCAGTATCGTCTCCGTCATCGCCACCTCCAGCGGGGCGGCAGCGGCCTATGTGCGCGACCGCATTACCAACATGCGGGTGGGGATGTTCCTGGAGGTGGCGACCACCAGCGGCGCCCTGGTGGGCGCCTTCCTGGTGGGAATCGTGGCGCCCCGCTTCCTCTACCTGCTGTTCGCCCTCATGCTGGGCTGGTCAGCAGTGAACATGGTGGGGCGCCGGCGGGTAGAGATTCCCGAACCGGCCTCCCCCGACCGCTTCTCCCGGCGCCTGAGTCTCGCGGGCTCGTACTACGACGCTGCTCTCGAGCGGCAAATACAGTATCGGGCCGGTGCCATCCCTTTCGGATTCGGCATCAGCTTCATTGCCGGTCTGGTGTCGGGGCTGCTGGGCATCGGCGGCGGCGTGCTCAAGGTGGTGGCCATGGAATCGGGCATGCGCCTGCCCCTTAAGGTGTCCACCGCCACTTCCAACTTCATGATCGGGGTAACCGCCGCCGCCAGTGCAGGCGTCTACTTCGCTCGCGGCCAGATCAACCCTCTCATCGCCGCCCCCGTGGCCCTGGGCGTGCTGACCGGTGCCACTCTGGGGGCGAGGGTCATGACGCGCATCCGTTCACGCACCCTCCGGTTCATATTCGTTCCCGTACTCCTCTATACCGCCCTGCAGATGCTGGGGCGTGGACTGGGGGTGTATATCCCGTGA
- a CDS encoding DUF1634 domain-containing protein, with product MEVFISRVLRTGVLLSAGIIAVGLVLLFATGRTGYTPGPLDTATLTHWGSRHLFPTGMAEVVTGVLALRPFAIIALGLLVLIATPVIRVAASVVAFLFEGDTLYVFITLYVLTILIVSFLLGRAGG from the coding sequence ATGGAGGTATTCATCAGCCGGGTGCTGCGCACGGGCGTGCTGCTGAGCGCCGGCATCATCGCCGTGGGGCTGGTCCTGCTGTTCGCCACCGGCCGGACCGGGTACACGCCGGGGCCCCTGGACACGGCCACCCTCACCCATTGGGGATCCCGCCACCTCTTCCCCACCGGCATGGCAGAGGTGGTCACGGGGGTGCTGGCCCTGCGCCCCTTTGCCATCATCGCGCTGGGCCTGCTGGTGCTCATCGCCACGCCCGTGATACGGGTGGCTGCCTCGGTGGTCGCCTTCCTGTTCGAGGGTGATACCCTCTACGTGTTTATAACCCTGTATGTGTTGACGATACTGATCGTCAGCTTCCTCCTGGGCCGGGCGGGCGGTTAG
- a CDS encoding DUF5665 domain-containing protein, which produces MPGGGGGPDRSDLAALEHRLRELLLALQKARLAEYLELLQRPGRLVYLNLLAGLARGFGMAIGFTILGAVVIWFLRSSFLVNMPVIGSWIAQLVRIVEMELRAPH; this is translated from the coding sequence ATGCCCGGCGGAGGTGGCGGCCCCGATCGGTCGGACCTGGCGGCCCTCGAGCACCGCCTGCGAGAGTTGCTGCTGGCCCTCCAGAAGGCCCGCCTGGCCGAGTACCTGGAGCTCCTGCAGCGTCCGGGCCGGCTGGTTTACCTGAACCTGCTGGCGGGCCTGGCGCGGGGGTTCGGGATGGCCATCGGGTTCACCATCCTGGGGGCGGTGGTGATCTGGTTCCTGCGCTCCAGCTTCCTGGTGAACATGCCCGTGATCGGGTCCTGGATAGCCCAGCTGGTGCGCATCGTGGAGATGGAGTTGCGGGCACCCCACTGA
- a CDS encoding HD domain-containing protein, with amino-acid sequence MSQPVTLDAVRADRRVQAYLRAVDEYLEAVGYTEHGLRHAGLVSSIARNILTHLGHAERPAELAAIAGYLHDVGNLAGRPRHWQTGAVLSAQILSDMGMPPGEVAAVVAAIGNHDELDGEPTNAVGAALILADKSDVHRTRVRNRDPATFDIHDRVNYAVTRSFLRVGPVHRSLRLELTIDTQVCGVMDYFEIFLDRTLLCRRAARFLGCRFELEFNGISIA; translated from the coding sequence ATGTCGCAGCCGGTCACCCTGGACGCGGTCAGGGCCGACCGCCGGGTGCAGGCATACCTGCGGGCGGTGGATGAGTATCTCGAGGCGGTGGGATACACCGAGCACGGGCTGCGCCATGCCGGTCTGGTGTCCAGCATCGCCCGCAATATCCTGACCCACCTGGGGCATGCCGAGCGACCGGCGGAGCTGGCAGCAATAGCGGGATACCTGCACGACGTGGGGAACCTGGCCGGCCGCCCCCGTCACTGGCAGACGGGGGCCGTGCTTTCCGCTCAGATACTGAGCGACATGGGGATGCCACCGGGGGAGGTGGCGGCCGTCGTGGCCGCCATCGGCAACCATGATGAGCTGGACGGAGAACCCACCAACGCGGTGGGGGCAGCCCTCATTCTGGCCGACAAGTCCGATGTGCATCGCACGCGGGTGCGCAATCGCGACCCGGCCACCTTCGACATCCACGACCGGGTCAACTACGCCGTGACCCGATCCTTCCTGCGCGTGGGCCCGGTGCATCGCTCCCTGCGCCTGGAGCTCACCATCGATACCCAGGTGTGCGGGGTGATGGACTACTTCGAGATATTCCTCGACCGCACGCTCCTCTGCCGGCGGGCGGCTCGCTTCCTGGGTTGCCGCTTCGAGCTGGAGTTCAACGGCATCTCCATCGCCTGA